The following proteins are co-located in the Xanthocytophaga agilis genome:
- a CDS encoding KUP/HAK/KT family potassium transporter — MTGHSHSHQSDFNKVSAAGLLIALGIIYGDIGTSPLYVMKAIVGEGHQIQAPLILGGLSCVFWTITLQTTVKYVILTLRADNNGEGGIFALYALVRKRATWLYIPAIIGGSTLLADGIITPPISVASAIEGLRILYPSIDTIPIILAILSGLFLLQAFGTKTVGRLFGPLMLLWFGMLAVLGITHLIKMPQVLSALNPYYAWQLLTQYPDGFWILGAVFLCTTGAEALYSDLGHCGRGNIRVSWVFVKSCLLLNYFGQGAWLLSQVNQPLTHNPFYALMPEWFLLPGICIATLAAIIASQALISGSFTLIGEAMRLSFWPQSLVRYPTEVRGQLYIPSINWLLWTGCVVVVLYFRESSSMEAAYGLAITVTMLVTTILLSCYLYSQKFPIWVIGLFLLVYLSLEGSFLIANLDKFPHGGWVSVAIGLILASIMYIFIRAHQIKSRLLEFVSLPEQIPGLRELSNDITIPKYGTHLVFMTAAGSEDRIEKNAIESIFLHGPKRADIYWFIHVETLDEPYTKEYKINVLAAEDVIKITFRLGFRVEPTINLFFRQVLEDIVQKKEVDIISRYESLHNKKVTGDFTFIIFEPFLSYDNDLPLMEQVVMKGYFFLKQFTLSKQRWFQLEANRVTVEKVPMVIRPLPEMDLVRVEEPTPEKITTH; from the coding sequence ATGACAGGACACTCACATTCTCATCAGTCAGATTTTAACAAAGTCAGTGCAGCAGGTCTTCTTATAGCACTAGGCATTATTTATGGTGATATTGGAACCTCTCCCTTGTACGTAATGAAAGCCATTGTTGGAGAAGGCCATCAAATACAGGCACCATTGATACTGGGTGGACTTTCCTGCGTTTTCTGGACTATTACATTACAAACAACTGTCAAATATGTAATCCTCACATTACGAGCTGATAACAACGGGGAAGGAGGCATTTTTGCATTATATGCCCTGGTACGCAAACGTGCTACATGGCTGTATATTCCTGCGATTATCGGAGGTAGTACATTACTGGCTGATGGTATCATTACCCCACCAATTTCTGTAGCTTCTGCTATAGAAGGATTACGTATACTTTATCCGTCTATTGATACTATACCTATTATTCTGGCTATTCTATCCGGACTATTTTTGTTACAGGCATTTGGTACTAAAACAGTAGGGCGTTTGTTTGGCCCACTTATGCTTCTCTGGTTTGGAATGCTGGCGGTTCTGGGAATAACTCATTTGATTAAAATGCCTCAGGTACTTTCTGCATTAAATCCCTATTATGCATGGCAACTACTTACTCAGTATCCTGATGGCTTCTGGATTCTGGGGGCTGTCTTTTTGTGTACTACGGGTGCAGAAGCATTGTACTCAGATCTGGGACACTGCGGACGGGGTAATATCCGGGTAAGCTGGGTATTTGTAAAATCCTGTTTATTACTTAACTACTTTGGTCAGGGGGCTTGGCTTCTTAGCCAGGTAAATCAACCTCTCACTCATAATCCTTTTTATGCCTTAATGCCTGAGTGGTTTCTTTTACCAGGTATCTGTATTGCCACACTTGCTGCCATTATAGCTAGTCAGGCATTGATTTCGGGTTCGTTCACACTTATTGGAGAAGCCATGCGTCTTAGCTTCTGGCCACAGTCGCTTGTACGTTATCCAACTGAGGTGCGGGGACAACTTTACATTCCTTCTATAAACTGGCTTCTTTGGACAGGCTGCGTTGTGGTAGTTCTTTATTTCCGTGAGTCTTCCAGCATGGAAGCAGCTTATGGTCTGGCTATTACAGTAACTATGCTGGTTACTACCATCTTATTAAGCTGTTATTTATATAGTCAGAAGTTTCCTATCTGGGTTATTGGTTTGTTTCTACTGGTTTATTTAAGTCTGGAAGGATCGTTTCTGATTGCCAATCTGGACAAGTTTCCGCATGGAGGTTGGGTTAGTGTAGCCATTGGATTAATATTGGCAAGTATTATGTACATCTTTATTCGGGCACACCAAATCAAGAGTCGCTTGCTGGAATTTGTATCTCTACCAGAACAGATTCCAGGTTTACGCGAACTTAGCAATGATATAACTATCCCCAAATACGGAACACATTTGGTCTTTATGACTGCCGCAGGCAGTGAAGATCGTATAGAAAAAAATGCTATCGAATCCATATTCCTGCATGGACCTAAACGGGCAGATATCTATTGGTTTATCCATGTAGAAACCCTTGATGAACCCTATACCAAAGAATATAAAATTAATGTACTTGCTGCGGAAGATGTGATTAAGATAACATTCCGATTAGGATTCCGGGTTGAGCCTACTATTAATCTATTCTTCCGTCAGGTGCTGGAAGATATAGTTCAAAAAAAAGAGGTAGATATTATTTCACGCTATGAATCACTACACAATAAAAAGGTAACAGGTGATTTTACATTCATCATTTTTGAGCCTTTTCTTTCCTACGACAACGACTTACCGTTAATGGAGCAGGTTGTGATGAAAGGATATTTCTTTCTCAAACAATTCACTCTTTCCAAGCAACGCTGGTTCCAGTTGGAAGCTAATCGGGTAACTGTAGAGAAAGTCCCTATGGTGATTCGGCCACTGCCGGAAATGGATCTTGTTCGTGTAGAAGAACCTACACCTGAAAAGATAACAACACATTAA